In Rhinatrema bivittatum chromosome 1, aRhiBiv1.1, whole genome shotgun sequence, a single genomic region encodes these proteins:
- the CAV3 gene encoding caveolin-3 isoform X1, translating to MRRWCRQERVEWEFLRMECDRGGSLRVRMCKTGEREVWRLSQVDFEDVIAEPDGIHSFDGVWRTSNTVFTVTKYWCYRLLSALLGAPLALIWGFLFACLSFCHIWAVVPCVKSYLIEVQCVSRFYALCVATFCDPVFEALGKVFSGIRVALRKEV from the exons GCAAGAAAGAGTGGAGTGGGAGTTTTTGAGAATGGAGTGTGACAGAGGGGGCAGTCTGAGGGTGAGGATGTGCAAGACAGGTGAACGAGAAGTGTGGCGTCTGTCTCAG GTTGATTTTGAAGACGTTATTGCAGAGCCTGACGGCATCCACAGCTTTGATGGAGTCTGGAGGACGAGCAACACCGTTTTCACAGTCACAAAATACTGGTGCTACCGGCTGCTGTCAGCACTGCTGGGGGCCCCCCTGGCCCTGATCTGGGGCTTCCTCTTTGCCTGCCTCTCCTTCTGCCACATCTGGGCGGTAGTGCCCTGCGTGAAGAGCTACCTGATAGAGGTGCAGTGCGTGAGCCGCTTCTACGCGCTGTGCGTGGCGACCTTCTGCGACCCTGTCTTCGAGGCTCTCGGAAAGGTCTTCAGCGGCATCCGTGTGGCCCTCAGGAAGGAAGTCTAG